A DNA window from Citrobacter tructae contains the following coding sequences:
- the ytfE gene encoding iron-sulfur cluster repair protein YtfE has product MSYRDQPLGELALSIPRASALFRKYDMDYCCGGKQTLARAAARKELDVEAIEAELAKLAEQPLEKDWRTVALAEIIDHIVVRYHDRHREQLPELILQATKVERVHADKPNVPRGLAKNLTMLHDELSSHMMKEEQILFPMIKQGMGSQAMGPISVMESEHDDAGELVEVIKHITQNVTPPPEACTTWKAMYNGINEMIDDLMEHISLENNVLFPRALAGE; this is encoded by the coding sequence ATGTCTTATCGCGATCAACCTTTAGGTGAACTGGCGCTCTCTATTCCTCGCGCTTCGGCACTGTTTCGTAAGTACGATATGGATTACTGCTGCGGCGGTAAGCAAACGCTGGCACGTGCTGCCGCGCGTAAAGAGCTGGATGTCGAGGCCATCGAAGCCGAACTGGCAAAACTGGCTGAGCAGCCGCTGGAAAAAGACTGGCGCACTGTGGCACTGGCAGAAATCATTGACCATATCGTTGTGCGTTATCATGACCGTCATCGCGAACAGCTGCCAGAACTGATCCTGCAGGCCACCAAAGTTGAACGCGTACATGCAGACAAGCCAAACGTACCGCGCGGTCTGGCGAAAAACCTGACCATGCTGCACGATGAACTGTCCAGCCACATGATGAAAGAAGAGCAGATTCTGTTCCCGATGATTAAACAGGGAATGGGTAGCCAGGCGATGGGGCCAATCAGCGTGATGGAAAGCGAGCATGACGACGCCGGTGAACTGGTCGAAGTAATCAAGCACATCACCCAAAACGTGACGCCGCCGCCGGAAGCCTGCACCACCTGGAAAGCCATGTATAACGGCATCAACGAAATGATCGACGACCTGATGGAACACATCAGTCTGGAAAACAATGTGTTGTTCCCGCGTGCCCTCGCAGGTGAATAA
- the cycA gene encoding D-serine/D-alanine/glycine transporter, giving the protein MVDQVKVEAVEEASSEQSLRRNLTNRHIQLIAIGGAIGTGLFMGSGKTISLAGPSIIFVYMIIGFMLFFVMRAMGELLLSNLEYKSFSDFASDLLGPWAGYFTGWTYWFCWVVTGMADVVAITAYAQFWFPGLSDWVASLAVIVLLLGLNLATVKMFGEMEFWFAMIKIVAIVGLIVVGLVMVLTHFQSPTGVQASFTHLWNDGGWFPKGLSGFFAGFQIAVFAFVGIELVGTTAAETKDPEKSLPRAINSIPIRIIMFYVFALIVIMSVTPWGSVVPTKSPFVELFVLVGLPAAASLINFVVLTSAASSANSGVFSTSRMLFGLAQEGVAPKAFAKLSKRAVPAKGLTFSCICLLGGVVMLYVNPSVIGAFTMITTVSAILFMFVWTIILCSYLVYRKQRPQLHEKSIYKMPLGKVMCWVCMAFFVFVLVLLTLEEDTRQALIVTPLWFIALGLGWLFIGKKRMAGVR; this is encoded by the coding sequence ATGGTAGATCAGGTAAAAGTCGAAGCTGTTGAAGAAGCTTCGTCTGAACAGTCGCTACGGCGCAATCTCACAAACCGTCATATTCAACTTATTGCCATTGGTGGCGCTATCGGTACCGGCCTGTTTATGGGATCCGGGAAAACCATCAGCCTCGCCGGGCCGTCGATCATCTTCGTTTATATGATCATCGGTTTTATGCTGTTTTTCGTGATGCGCGCAATGGGTGAATTGCTGCTCTCGAATCTCGAATACAAATCTTTTAGTGATTTCGCCTCCGACCTGCTCGGCCCGTGGGCTGGGTATTTTACCGGCTGGACCTACTGGTTTTGCTGGGTAGTGACCGGGATGGCGGACGTCGTTGCCATTACCGCGTATGCGCAATTCTGGTTCCCTGGGTTATCTGACTGGGTGGCATCGCTGGCGGTGATTGTCCTGCTGCTGGGCCTCAACCTCGCCACCGTGAAAATGTTTGGTGAGATGGAGTTCTGGTTTGCGATGATCAAAATCGTCGCTATCGTCGGCCTGATTGTGGTTGGCCTGGTGATGGTGCTGACGCACTTCCAGTCGCCTACTGGCGTTCAGGCGTCGTTCACCCACCTGTGGAATGACGGCGGCTGGTTCCCGAAAGGTCTGAGCGGCTTCTTTGCCGGCTTCCAGATTGCGGTATTCGCATTCGTGGGTATTGAACTGGTAGGGACGACGGCTGCGGAAACCAAAGATCCGGAAAAATCCCTGCCGCGCGCCATTAACTCGATTCCAATCCGTATCATCATGTTCTACGTTTTCGCGCTGATCGTGATTATGTCCGTCACGCCGTGGGGTTCGGTGGTTCCAACCAAGAGCCCGTTTGTTGAACTGTTCGTTCTGGTCGGTCTGCCGGCAGCGGCGAGCTTGATTAACTTTGTTGTTCTGACGTCTGCGGCCTCTTCCGCGAACAGTGGCGTGTTCTCGACCAGCCGTATGTTGTTCGGTCTGGCGCAGGAAGGCGTGGCGCCGAAAGCATTTGCTAAGCTGTCCAAACGCGCAGTACCGGCGAAAGGTTTAACCTTCTCCTGTATCTGTCTGCTGGGCGGCGTGGTGATGTTGTACGTTAATCCGAGCGTGATCGGCGCGTTCACCATGATCACCACCGTTTCAGCGATTCTGTTCATGTTTGTCTGGACCATCATTCTTTGCTCGTACCTGGTGTACCGCAAACAGCGTCCGCAACTGCATGAGAAGTCGATCTACAAAATGCCGTTAGGAAAAGTGATGTGCTGGGTGTGCATGGCGTTCTTCGTCTTCGTACTGGTACTGCTGACGCTGGAAGAAGATACCCGTCAGGCGCTGATCGTCACGCCGCTGTGGTTCATCGCGCTGGGGCTGGGCTGGTTGTTTATCGGTAAGAAACGTATGGCTGGCGTACGCTAA